The sequence below is a genomic window from Pseudomonas cannabina.
TATTTCTGATGAAGGTTTGCACCTTCAAACGGAGCGGGTACATAAGAACCATTGTTTGCTTTTTCTCGTTTTTTGCGTTTGAAATCTTCCCAGAAAAGCATCTCGGCTGGTGTGGGATCATCCAGAAGCCTATCAGGCACAGCGGCCGTAGTTTGCCCCCATGGCAATCGTATACCTTCAAAGTTATAGACGGATTTTGCTGGCTGAGCGCGGACCCCGTCGGATTTGTACGCTTGCGTGCCGTAATAAGATTTGCTGCTGGATTTAAGCATTGGGCGAAGCCTCATGAGTAGTCTCATCTGCCCAGAACGGTTGGTTGATCTTATTGAAATCAGGCTTTGCCCAGCTCTGGCTGTACTGAGTAGGATCCTTGATTGCCGGGGCAGGGAAGTATTTTTTTTCTCCTCTGTGGGTCAAAATAAATTGGGCTCGTACCGCCCATTTGTAATAGTGTCGACGGCTACCCGAGGATAGGGCATGGTTAATTGGCGTCGTGAAAAAAAGCTCCAGTGCATCAGGCAGTAGGCGCTGTGCTTTAGGTGTTTCAGGTCGGTCGCCGATCTCACTTTCTGCTCGATAAGGAATACCCTGATTACTGGTCCTTTCAGTCATATGACGCAGCCTGCATTCATTTTTAATACTAAGGCTGTCGAGATTTCCTATAAATCCCGGCAGACGACTCTCTAAACGGATGACAGTGTCAGCGCTACGTATTGCATGAGGTAGTTCTGCGTGTGGATCAAATTTGGCCTGCAGTTCGTAAGCAGGATTTTTTTCGACTGAGATACTGATTGCTGCAAGCATGCTCGTTAGTCGATAGAAAGCCTCCGTTGGGTCCTGCAAATATCGGTCGATCGGGTCGCTCTTGCCGAACGGTCCATTTGCTAGCCATAATTCCAACGGGGTTGAGCTCAATAGAGTGACTAAGCCCACGCCTACGGCAATCAGGAGCAACGCGGCCCAACCCAATACTGGAAGTCCGAGCAGCGTTGTTGCCGCTCCGAACAAAGTTCCTAGTGACCCCGATAGTCCACCCAGAGATAGCAGGAGATAACCATGCATAGCGCCATCGTCCCACTGCCATGCTTGCCATGCATCGATAACATTGACTATGGATAGAATCCAGCCAGAAATGAAGAAGCCCACGATTCGACCAGTCACTTTTGTGGTCAGCTTTTTGGCCAAAGCCTCGCCGAAGAAAATGGCGGCTTTTTTTGATGAGATGCTGAATAGCGTTGTTCTGGCTACTGAAAGTTTTGATTGCTGACCACCCAGTTTTACTGCCAATGCTTCTAACGCTATTACAAAATACAGGCTGGCACCTAAGATACCTAAGGAGGCGCTGATTTATTCGATTTTTCGTCCCTGCAACGCTCTGGAGGCCTTGATTTATCTGGGGGCAACAGCTGGGTTTTAGAATAAATCAGCGTCTCCCTAAACCTGTTCTGACTGCCCCTTTCTCCCTAACCGTCTGCTCCCATGCAGATATCTCCGAACTCACATTCCAAACCTCCAGCATCAACACCGCCAGACAAAACGGGGTTGACGCCAGCACTCTGTAAGCCGCCTTGTTCCTCTGCGAGTCCAGCCCCTCTATCACTTCACTCAGCCCGCTTTTCGCCCGGACATGAGCCGCTTGCGCTTCCCCCACGGCGCCGGCTGTTTCCCGAGCTTTTTTCAGTGCTCGGTTCATGTCGCCGACCACCTGTGCGGTCTTGTGTCCGCGAGGGATCACCAGCACCCAATTGTCGCCCGTGGGCACGCGAGTCGAGTAGTTGGGCGGTGAGTCGATGTCGCCGAACGGGCTGCCGTCGGCGCGCAGGTATTCGCCATAGCGCGTTTTTGGCATTGACTCCCGAGCAGGCAGGTCTTCCAGGCCGAATACGTAGTGTTGAGGCGTGACCTGATTGCGGCGCATCAGGAACGCTGCACCGAAATGCTCGGGCATCATGCTGCGCAGTTGTTGCACGCCGCGGCCTTGGCGGTTGACGTTGATCTTGTGTGCGTTCGCACCCAGTCGCTCTTGCATCTGCGCCAGTCGGTCAGATGCAGAGCGGGCGTTGGCGCTGGCGTTTTGCACGTTGCCGTTGGCTGGCGCGAGTGCCTGGCTGGCCTTGTCGATTGCATTCGCTGCGCCATCTGCGGCGCTCTGCAGATTTTCGAAGATCCCGACCAGCGCCGCCGTGGTCGCCTTGCCGTTGTTGATGAGGAAGAAGTTCTGCAGGCTGTCGCCTTCCAGCAGGTTGGCCAGGGTGGTGGCGTCCAGCGTGACTTGAGCGACGGGGTCGGGCGTTGGCCGGTTTTCGAAGCGGGCCAGTTCGGTGGCCCGAAAGCGCCCATCGCCCAGGTTTCTAGTGTCTTCAAGCGGCGTTACGTAGGGCGCGCAGACTGTCTGCAGATCGCACTCGGGCCACAGCATCGCGTGCAGAGAGGAGGTGTCGTCGCTGGCAAGCGCATTCAGAAATGTCTGCCCCGGACTCACGGCCTGATCCCAAAGGCCGATACCCGTGACCGCGTCCACAATGTCGCCGCTGGGAGCCAGCGGGTCGACATTGGACGGCACCAGCGCCACCGTCGCCAGTGTCCGGCTCAGCTCGTACATTGCCGCCACGTAGGCAAAGCCATCCAGACTCAGGTGATCGGCCAGCATCTGCACGGTGCCCGCCTGCTTCAGGGTGGCAACCAGTGTGTCCTGCGTTCCGATCATGTGCCGCCAGACCATGGCACGTTCAACGGTGGCGGTGCATTGGTTGATGGCGCGCCTGCCAGGCTCATGCAACTTGGCCATCGTCGCGTGTAACGGGTTTTCCTTGCCGCGAATGCTGCGCGGTACGACCAGTTGCTGCACCAGCAGTGCGCTGGCGTGATGCGGCTGACGAATGGCCAGTCGGGCACACAGGCCGAACAGTTGCTGATAAGTGTCGATGCGTTGCCGCAAGTGACGCAGCCGAAAACACGCATCGTCCAGTAGCACACCGCAGACTTGACGCTGTCGCGCAAGGGTCAGCACATCGTCGGCATTCGGCTGTGCTTGCCAGAGCGTATCGGTATCGACGGTCTCGTCCTGCGTTTCAGCCGGTAAGCTGGCGAGCAAGGCGTCGGCCATCGCCGTGAGTTCCAGAGCCCCGTCATCCTGAGCGGCAGTGCCTCGGGCAGCCTGAGCCAGAAAGGCTTTGGCTTGCCTGAACGACTCGACCGGAAACTGCCCCGACAGATCACACAGGTAGCGCGCCGGATGATCGAGCAGGCGCTCATAACCAGGTTGCCGCGCACGCTGCGGTGCCGCCAGGCTAACCGGAAAGGCGCTGTGTTCCAAGTTGAGACGAGTCGCGTTGACCCGAGCGATCACCGCTTGGGCCGCGTAATCTTTTGCATCGAACCCGGAAAACGCTTTGAGCATCGCCGCGCCATCGGGCTTGCCCTTGTACAGGTCCGTGAAGCGCTCTTTTGACCAGCTCAGGTCCGGGCTCTTGCAGCGTTGTGCTCTCAGCGTCGCATCGGTTTCCAGACGTTCAAGACGCGGCGCGCTGAGCTGGATTTCCGAAAAGCAGAGTTGCAGATTCTGCACTCGTCGGTTGTTGCAGATTGCCGGCAGCCAGATATCTTCAAGCGCCGCGCCGGTGGCCTTGCGCTCACCGGGTAGAAAACCGACTGGCTGGCGATAACGGGCTATGTCGATGTCGTGATAAGTACTGCCGGTTTCACCGACTTGAATCTCCAGCTCGCGCCACAGCGTCGCCTGATAAAACACGTACACGTAACCCGCGCGCGCCAGCACGGGTGTGCCGAGGTCGTACGCGGTCTTTGAACAGGGCAGCGGTACAAAGGGCAGCACCGGCACGATCTGGTTGAACTGCGTATCGGACTGTCGCGGTGTCACCTGCGTGTCGTTGAATAGTGGCAGACAAATCGGCTCGCCCTTGGTGGTTGCGATCTGCAGTTCAAGACGCGTGCCGCTAATGTGATCCCAGACCTCAAGGGTGCTGCTGCACAGCGTGTGCTCTAGCTTTTCCGGTGTTGACGAATAGACACGGTCGCCGGTTTCGCTGATCAGTTGAACCTTCTGCTGGTCCGAATGATGCTTGCCCACGATCTGGACGATCAGCTTGTCCATTTCGCAGGACGGCCCTGCGCTCAAGCTGCTGGCGGTCATTGTGGAAATTCCTTGATCTGGCGGCGCAATGCGTCTTCCTGGCGTTGGCTCAGCGCCAGGGTCATGGGAGGCTGCGGGGGAACCCAGTGAGGCGCGTGCGGATTGTCGATGCTCATCCAGTGCTGATTGCCTTGCGCAACGTCTGCCCAGGTTCCGCCATACCAGCGAAGTCGAGACATGGGCCCCAGCCATTGGGCACTGGATTGCGCGGTGTCGGCGGTAAACAAATAGCTGGCAGTCACCGGGTGCGAATAACGCAAAACGCCTCGGCGTACCCCTTCGAACCTGACGAATAAAATGTGCCTGAGATGCGCGAGCACGACCTCCACAGGTGAGGCGCTTTCGATGATCAGGCCGGGCCAGGCGTCGGGGTGCTCAAGCACGATGTTCAGCAGCGGATGCTGGACGGACGCATCCAGCAAGACGGGACTTTTATCCCGGTAGGCAGCGAGCTCGGTCTTGTCGAACAGCAGGGTCGGCGCTGGGTCGGGCAGCCGTCGGTAAAGCTGTTCCAGCAGTGAGTCAGTGCGTTCCAGCAACAGATAAATGTTCATCTCCGGGCCCCCGACTGCAACGCTTTTCGGCAGCCGCAATCGGCCAGCGGGCAATTCGCAGGTGTTCCACCTTTCGGTTTTTGGCAGAGTTCAATGATCGGCCCCGATCCACTCAGACGCTGCATCAGCAACTGCCCCGGCGCGCTGTCATCGACCCGCTGCACCCGCCCCGGCAGTCGTGGTGTGGGCGCTGTTCCGTCAGGCAACTTGCCCCCGGAATCGAGCCTGACGACCTGCGGCCCGTCCACGGTGATACCGCTGGCGTCGATCTTGATGAAGGAATCGCCAGCCTTGAAAGTGATCTCCAGACCTGCCTCGATCACCACGTTATTGCCAGCCCTGATGTAGATTTCCTGCCCAGCCTCTGCCAGCAACCCATCTGCCACTCTGATGTGCTGCGTGCCTCCCACCGTCAGGTGATCGCTCCTTTTGACTTCGGTCAGCCGGGCACCTTTAACGGTCCGGTGCTCCTCAGCCCCGAACTCGCTGTAGCTGTTGGCTTCGACCCGGTCATGACGCTCATGGCCGACGTTGATTGTCTGGTCGTGCTTGACGATCTGGTCCCAGTCGCGCTGGGCGTGAATATAGATATGCTCCTGCCCGGCGCGGTCTTCGATACGCAGTTCGTTCGATCCTCCACCGCCCGGACTGCTCAAGGTCTTGAAGACACTTTGCGTCTGATTCGCAGGCAATTTGCCGGGCTGCAGGTGCTCTGCATGGTACAGACAGCCGCTGACCAATGGCCGGTCGGGGTCGCCTTCCAGAAAGGTCACCAGCACTTCCATGCCGACTCGCGGGACGACCATGCCGCCGTAACCATTACCTGCCCAACTGGACGAGACCCGCAGCCAGCAACTGCTGCGGTCATTGCCCGCGCCTTCGCGATCCCAATGGAACTGCACCTTGATTCGGCCATGTCTGTCGCAGTGAATTTCCTGGCCTTTCAGGCCGGTGACGACGGCGGTCTGACTGCCGAAGATCTTTGGTTTTGGGTGGCGCAGAGGCGGGCGGTAGGGCGCCTTCCTGGGTGTGGCCAGAAAGGTGTTGCGGTAGCCTTGTTGAGCGTTCCCCTCGTGCTGGCCGGGCACTAGAGATTCCTCCAATACCTGCGGCTGACGGCCTTCATGGCGTACTTCGGTCAGCAGCCAGAGGTCGTTCCAGTCTGTGTTGGGATGGTGGCTGAACGGCATGATATGACCGCTGGCCAGCCTGTGCTGGTTGCTTTGACTTTCGGCCTGACGGTAGTCGTGGCGATGGCGCTCCTGGGCCCGTTTAGCCAGGTGAATGCCGCGATCTTTATCGGTGAAGCCGCCGGGATAAGCGTAGTCTTCGAGCGGGTTGTTTTCGTCATTGTAAGTTGCGCCCTGCATGTCCACGCGCGGACGTTCAAAATGATAGTCGCGGCGCACGGTCTGGCCGGGCCGGGTTTCCAGCCTCTCCAGGAAGTGGTTGACCACGGGCTCACCTTCCACCAGCCCCGAACTTTGCTGATAGCGCACTGGCGCCAGTTCAGGAAACATCGTTTGGTCATCGCCGAAGATTAATTTATGCGCTGAAGAGCTGTGTTCAAAGTGATAGTGCACGGCTTCTTCTTCACACAATCTCTGGATGAAGTGCAGGTCCGACTCGTTGTACTGCACGCAGTATTCGCGTTCTGGATAAGTTGTGCGGAGATGGAATTGATAACTGTCGCCCAGTAATCGGTGATCTTTCAGCACCAGAGCAATGATCTGTGGCACTGTTTTATGCTGAAAAATACGCTGGTTGGTGCGATGCTCAAGTCGGGCCAGGTGCGGGCGCAGGATGATCGAATAATGCGTCAGACGGGTGCCGGAATCGCCTTGGGCGATACGATCGATCAGCCCGTGGACGCCTCGGTCGTTAGGTCCGAATTGCAAAAAAGCCGGTAGTCCCAGCAGGCTTTCGAGGTCCAGTGACAGGCGTTCGCTGACCAGTTCCAATTTGAAGCAGAAGGGCTGGTTGATGGCTTCATGGCCGGAGAAGGCCAGAACCTGAAAGCCATGATCGATGTTATTAGGGCGTTCAGAGCGATCAATGCTCAGGCTGAAGCGTGGCTGATGGGCAGAAGCGAACATCCAAAACTCTCCGCAGTAACGGACAATCGCGCCCGTCGAACTGAGAGAGTCATTACAAGAACAGTGCCATCTGATTTTTTTCCATTCAGATCAATGGGTTAAAAATATTCCAACGAAAAAACAGCAAGAAAACCGAAAAACCTGCGCAGGATAGTGCGCGCTTTCCACGCCAGACTGCGCAGTATCTGACGAGCAAATAATCCGCGCCCTCAAGCCTGAAAATCGCCTGTGACGCAGGTCTTATTGAGCAATCTCTTGCGCATCACCCGACGAACCGCAGCGCTGCCCCTTCACCCAACAAAAACCCCTTATTCAACTCCGTCACCTCCCGAATGTAATCCCACAGCAACGTGATCCGCTTCAACTTGCGCAGGTCCTCCCGGCAGTACATCCAGAACTGACGAGTGATGTTCACTTCATCCTCCAGCACCGGCAACAGCCTCGGGTCTTGCGCGGCGAGGAAGCACGGCAGGATCGCCAGCGCGCGGCCTTGCAGGGCGGCGGTGTATTGGGCGATGACGCTGGTGCTGCGCAGTTGCGCCTGGGCGTTGGGCAGCAGGTTGCTCAGGTACAGCAGCTCCGAGCTGAACGCCAGGTCGTCGACGTAGCTGATGAATACGTGTTCGCTCAGGTCGGCCTTGCGCTGGATCGGCGCGTGGCTGTCCAGGTATTCCTGGGTCGCGTACAGGCGCAGGCTGTAATCGCAGAGTTTGCAACACACGTACGGGCCGTGTTCCGGGCGTTCTAGGGCGATGACGATGTCTGCCTCGCGCTTGGACAGGCTGATGAAATGCGGCAGCGGCAAGATATCCACTGAAATGCTTGGGTAGCTGCCGAGAAAGTGGCTGAGCTGCGGGGTGATGAAGAAACTGCCGAACCCCTCGGTGCAGCCCATGCGGATATGCCCGGACAAAGCCACGCTGGAGCCGGAAACCTGTTCGCAGGCCATGTGTAGCGTGCTTTCGATGGACTCGGCGTAGCCCAGCAAGTGTTGACCTTCGGCGGTCATGATGAAGCCGTTGTTGCGCGACTTTTCAAACAGCAATGTGCCGAGCGAGGTTTCCAGCGAATTGATACGCCGCGACACGGTGGTGTAGTCGACGGCCAGGCGTTTGGCCGCGCTGCTGACTTTGCGGGTGCGTGCCACTTCGAGGAAAAACTTCAGGTCGTCCCAGTTCAACAGGCTTAGGGAAGTGATGTTTTTTTGCATGTTAACCCTGCTTTTATCTGCGTTCTTATTAGAAGTTTGCACATCTATACTCCAAAGCACGCCCCCTGACCAACTCAAAAACAACACTGTCGGGAGACCACGAACATCCATCGGCAACTGCCCCGGATCGCGTGGTTTGCTGAAGGGAGAACCGCTGAAATGAATGCCTCGCTGAATAGCACCGCTACTTCGGTAGCCCGCGTCAAACTGTTGATCGATGGCCAGTGGCTCGACTCGCAAAGCAGCGAATGGCAGGACATCGTCAACCCGGCCACGCAGGAAGTGCTTGCGCAGGTGCCGTTCGCCACAGCCAGTGAAGTCGACGCCGCCGTTGCTGCCGCCCACGCGGCCTATCGCACCTGGCGTGACACGCCCATCGGCACGCGCATGCGCATCATGCTCAAGTTGCAGGCGCTGATCCGCGAGCACTCCAGGCGCATTGCGGCGGTATTGAGCGCCGAGCAGGGCAAGACGCTGGCCGATGCCGAGGGCGATATCTTTCGCGGCCTTGAGGTGGTCGAGCACGCGTGCTCGATTGGCACGCTGCAAATGGGCGAGTTCGCCGAGAACGTCGCCAGCGGCGTCGATACCTACACGCTGCGCCAGCCCATTGGTGTGTGCGCCGGCATCACGCCGTTCAACTTCCCAGCGATGATTCCGCTGTGGATGTTCCCGATGGCGATTGCCTGCGGCAACACCTTTGTCCTCAAACCCTCCGAACAGGACCCGCTATCGACCCTGCTGCTGGTCGAACTGGCGATCGAGGCGGGCATTCCGCCGGGCGTGCTTAACGTGGTGCATGGCGGCAAGGACTTGGTCGACGCGATCTGCACGCACAAAGATATCAAGGCTGTTTCCTTCGTCGGTTCGACCGCTGTCGGTACGCACGTTTACGACCTGGCCGGACGACATGGCAAGCGCGTGCAGGCGATGATGGGTGCGAAGAATCATGCCGTCGTGCTGCCCGACGCCAATCGTCAGCAGACGCTCAACGCGCTGGTGGGCGCAGGCTTCGGCGCGGCAGGGCAACGTTGCATGGCGACCTCGGTGGTGGTGCTGGTCGGCGCGTCGAAGCAGTGGCTGCCGGACCTCAAGGCGTTGGCGCAGAAACTCAAGGTCAATGCCGGTCACGAGCCGGGCACGGACATCGGGCCGGTGATTTCCCGACGGGCAAGGCAGCGCATTCTCGACCTGATAGAAAGCGGCGTGCGTGAAGGCGCGACCCTTGAGCTGGATGGCCGGGAAATCTCGGTGCCGGGCTATGAAGGCGGCAACTTCGTCGGGCCGACGCTGTTCTCGGGTGTCACCACCGACATGCAGATTTACACCCAGGAGATCTTCGGCCCGGTGCTGGTTGTGCTGGAGGTCGACACGCTGGATGAAGCCATTGCGCTGGTCAACGCCAATCCGTTCGGCAACGGCACGGGCTTGTTTACCCAGAGCGGCGCTGCGGCGCGCAAGTTTCAAAGCGAGATCGACGTCGGCCAGGTGGGCATCAACATCCCGATTCCCGTGCCAGTACCGTTTTTCAGCTTCACCGGCTCGCGGGGTTCCAAGCTGGGTGATCTGGGGCCGTATGGCAAACAGGTGGTGCAGTTCTACACTCAGACCAAGACCGTCACCAGCCGCTGGTTCGATGACGACAGCGTGAATGATGGCGTGAACACCACGATCAGTCTGCGTTGATCGTTCTACACACGTCCAACTGACTCTCGTGCCACCGCGTTGGCATGCATTTCTGGACGCTCTGCGTCTGATCTTGAGCGCGCGGCGCGGTGCAGATGTGTGACGCGGAGCGTCATGAAAGGCGTTCCCACGCTGGAGCGTGCGGAACGAGAGGTGTCTGGGCACCACTTGGCGTGAATCAGTTGGGCTTGCTTATAACGGCGAGGACCATACCAAGGAGAACAACAATGAACATCGCATTTATCGGTCTGGGCAACATGGGCGCGCCCATGGCTCGTAACCTCATCAAAGCCGGGCACAACCTGCATGTGTTCGATTTGAACAAGGCGGTCTTGGGCGAATTTGCCGAGCTGGGCGCAACGGTCAGTGATTCACCCAAGCAAGCAGCAGAGGGCAGCGAGCGGGTCATCACCATGTTGCCCGCCGCCGCACATGTGCGCAGCGTGTACCTGAACGACGACGGGGTGCTGAAGGGGATTGCGCCCGGTGTTCCGGCCGTTGATTGCAGCACCATCGACCCGCAAACGGTCCGCGACATCGCCGCCATCGCTGCGCAGCAAGGTGTCGTACTGGGCGACGCGCCGGTATCGGGGGGCACCGCAGGGGCGCAGGCTGGCACGTTAACGTTCATGGTCGGCGGTTCGGTGCAGCACTTTGCCGTGCTCAAACCGCTGCTTGAAATAATGGGCCGCAACATCGTGCATTGCGGCGAAGTGGGCACCGGGCAGATCGCCAAGATTTGCAACAACATGCTGTTGGCGATTTCCATGATCGGCGTTTCCGAATCAATGGCCTTGGGCAACGCGCTGGGCATCGACACCGAGGTGTTGGCCAGCATCATCAATACCTCGACCGGCCGTTGCTGGAGTTCAGAGGCGTACAACCCTTGGCCGGGCATCGTCGAGACTGCGCCGGCATCGCGCGGCTACAGCGGCGGCTTTGGCGCGGAGCTGATGCTCAAGGATCTGGGGCTGGCAACCGAAGCAGCAAGGGCAGCGCATCAGCCGGTGATTCTCGGTGCTGTGGCCCAGCAGCTTTATCAGGCGATGAGCCTGCGCGGTGATGGCAGCAAGGACTTCTCGGCGATCATCGAGGGGTATCGTAAAAAAGCGCTTTGACAGAAAAGAGGCCGGGGCGGTCGTGCGGCCGCGAAATGTTGTCACATCTTGTCCAACCTTCCTGAATGCAGATGCATACGATTCTCTTTTACTTGTGAATCGTAAGGAAGCTCCATGCATTCTCCTCTTCGTTTGCGGCCTGCGGCTGTGATGGTCAAACTCGCGCTGGCCTGTCTGGCAGTGGGCCAGGCTCATGCTGCCGAGCCCGTCATCGAGCCCGCCAACGTGCTGTCGCTTGACGACGTGGTGGTCACCGCTTCCGGTTTCGAGCAGAACCTGGAGGATGCACCGGCTTCGATGACGGTGATTACCGGCGACGAATTGCGCAAGAAATCCTTTCGCGATCTGACCGATGCATTGCGTGACGTCGAGGGCGTGACCGTCAATGGCGGGGCCAACGAAACCGATATTTCCATTCGCGGCATGCCTGCCGATTACACGCTGATTCTGGTCGATGGCAAACGCCAGAGCGCCCGTGAATCGCGGGTCAACGGCAACAGCGGTTATGAGCAGAGCTTCATTCCGCCCGCCGAGGCCATCGAGCGTATCGAGGTGGTTCGCGGGCCGATGTCATCGCTGTACGGCTCGGATGCAATTGGCGGGGTGATCAACATCATCACGCGCAAGGTCACGTCGGAGTGGGGCGGTTCGATCACCTACGATTACTCGGCGCGCCAGCACAGCGATCAGGGCAATGCGCGGCAGACCCAGTTCTTTCTCGGCGGCCCGATCAAGGAGGACCTGTTGGGGTTGCAGGTCTGGGGGCGTTATCTGGATCGTCAGGCTGACGACGACGTCGAAACCACCAACGGTTTCAGCAAAGCCGAACATCGCGATCTGACGGCCCGGCTGTCGTTCACGCCGACCATCGACCACGACATCCTTCTGGAAGCCGGGGCCACGCGTCTCAAGAACGGCGATGGCGTGAGTGCCAACTGGGCCACTCGTGAGCAGGAAAACAACCGCGATCACTGGTCGATTTCGCATCAGGGGCGCTGGGGCTGGGCGACCTCGGACGTGTCGCTGGCGTATGAAAAATCCAGTCGCGAAGGCGAGGCCAGCGCGACCCAGACTGACGTATTGGGGCGCAAGCCTGAAGTTGAAAACCGGGTGCTCGACGCCAAGCTGGTGATGCCCACTGAGCGCAATATCACCACCACCGGCCTGCAGTGGAACGACACCACCGTGACCGACTGGAATCAGGGCCTAGGCGACCGCAAGGACTACGAGTTCTCGGTGGTGCAGAAGGCGCTGTTCGCGGAAAACGAATGGTCAGTGACCGACACCTTCGCGCTGACCACCGGCCTGCGCATGGACCACCACGAACAGTACGGCGTGCATTTCAGCCCACGGGTGTATGGCGTGTGGCGCGCTACCGATGACTGGACCATCAAAGGCGGTGTGGCGCGAGGCTTCAAGGCGCCTGAAGTGCGCGCCGTGGTGCCGGGTTATTCGTACCTGCGTCGCAACCGGTTCGTGATGTTCGGCAACCCGGACCTCAAGCCGGAAACCAGCACCAACTACGAGTTGTCGGCGCTGTGGTCGAACCGCAACGACCTGTCGGCGGGCATGACGGTGTTCTACAACGACTTCCAGGACAAGCTTTCGACCGTGACCACCACCGAGGTGTGGAATGGTTTTATCGTCATGGACCGGGTCAATGTCGACAAGGCGGTCATCAAGGGCGTCGAGCTCAATGGTCGTTGGGACATCACGCCTGCGGTCGCGATCAAGGGCAATTACACCTACACCGATTCTGAACAGAAAAGCGGCGCCAACGCCGGTGCCCCGCTGGCGCTCACGCCGGAGCAGAAGGCCAATCTGCGCGCCGAGTGGACGCTCAACGACCGCACTCAGTTATGGGCGTCAACCAATTACTACGGCAAGGAATACGGCAACACGCTCACCGACGAAGCCGCGCCGGGCTACACCACAGCGGACCTGGGCGGCTCTTATGAACTGAGCAAAAACATCTCGCTCAACGCCGCGCTGTACAACGTGGCAGACAAGCGACTGGATGACGAAACCTACGGCACCGTCAATTACGGCCGGACGCTGTGGGCGAGCACCACTGTACGGTTTTGAGGTGGGATTTATCGTTCCTCACGCATCAGTCTTGTGGGAGCGTCCGGATCGCCGCCCCGGTCACTCCCACGAAAACGGTGCTTTGACCCGCAGCTGCGATGTGAATACATATCTCAGTGGGAGTGACCGGGGATCTATATTCCGCCCGCAGGCAACCGCACCACTGCACACAACCCCGCGAGCGGGCGGTTTTCCAGGGTGAGTTCGCCGCCGTGGGCCTGTACGCAGGCGCGGGCGATGGCCAGCCCAAGGCCGAGCCCGCCGCCTTGAGCGTGGTCGATACCGGTCTGGCTCAGTTGCACGAAGGGCTCGAACACGTGAGTCAGCCATGCCGCTTCGATGCCCGGACCATGATCGAGGATCTCCAGGCGGATATCCTCGTCAGGCGCTTTGTATAAACTCACCGTGGCATCCCCGGCGTGCTTCAGTGCGTTGTCGATCAGATTGGTCAGTGCGCGTTTCAGCGCCAGTGGCCGGCAGCGGCACCTGATCTGGCTTGCACCATCCCAGCCAATCGGCGTTCCCATCGTCGCGTAACGCCTGGCCAGATCATCGATCAGAGCGGTGAGCGATATCTCTACCGTGGCTTCCTGCACCGCATCACCGCGCACGAAATTCAGGGTCTCGCGCACCATCGCCCGCAGCTCATCGAGGCTTTCGAGCATGTCATCGCGTGTTGGCCCGTCTTCAAGCAACTCCATGTGCAGGCGCAGTTCGGTGATCGGCGTGTTCAGGTCATGACTGATGGCGGCCAGCATGCGCGTGCGACCTTCCACATGACGGGCAATGCGCGCCTGCATGATGTTGAATGCCGTGGTCAGCTCACGCGCCTCCTGCGGGCCGGACAGCGGCAGCGGCGGTATCCATTCACCGCGGCTGACGCGCTCGGTGGCCTTGGCCAGGGTCTTGACCGGTTGCACGATACGGCGCATGAAAAACACCACGATCAGCAACACGGGAATGGTCGTCACCGGCAGCGTGTAGGCCAGCATGCGACCCCATTCATAGCCACCCGCCGGGTGCTGAATGC
It includes:
- a CDS encoding TonB-dependent receptor domain-containing protein; the encoded protein is MHSPLRLRPAAVMVKLALACLAVGQAHAAEPVIEPANVLSLDDVVVTASGFEQNLEDAPASMTVITGDELRKKSFRDLTDALRDVEGVTVNGGANETDISIRGMPADYTLILVDGKRQSARESRVNGNSGYEQSFIPPAEAIERIEVVRGPMSSLYGSDAIGGVINIITRKVTSEWGGSITYDYSARQHSDQGNARQTQFFLGGPIKEDLLGLQVWGRYLDRQADDDVETTNGFSKAEHRDLTARLSFTPTIDHDILLEAGATRLKNGDGVSANWATREQENNRDHWSISHQGRWGWATSDVSLAYEKSSREGEASATQTDVLGRKPEVENRVLDAKLVMPTERNITTTGLQWNDTTVTDWNQGLGDRKDYEFSVVQKALFAENEWSVTDTFALTTGLRMDHHEQYGVHFSPRVYGVWRATDDWTIKGGVARGFKAPEVRAVVPGYSYLRRNRFVMFGNPDLKPETSTNYELSALWSNRNDLSAGMTVFYNDFQDKLSTVTTTEVWNGFIVMDRVNVDKAVIKGVELNGRWDITPAVAIKGNYTYTDSEQKSGANAGAPLALTPEQKANLRAEWTLNDRTQLWASTNYYGKEYGNTLTDEAAPGYTTADLGGSYELSKNISLNAALYNVADKRLDDETYGTVNYGRTLWASTTVRF
- a CDS encoding ATP-binding protein, which produces MTQQLALLLLIALLASNAIAMLYLQRTGALIHPLSRTLAIERLITAYHATQGLSAADASRLLAAMQTPDSELWVSARPIATTLDMRAEEYRLVADLSHRLKLPAETTIGMQLERISGGPAREHVFVAAGWAPLRLRTSINLLNGSYLNGIQHPAGGYEWGRMLAYTLPVTTIPVLLIVVFFMRRIVQPVKTLAKATERVSRGEWIPPLPLSGPQEARELTTAFNIMQARIARHVEGRTRMLAAISHDLNTPITELRLHMELLEDGPTRDDMLESLDELRAMVRETLNFVRGDAVQEATVEISLTALIDDLARRYATMGTPIGWDGASQIRCRCRPLALKRALTNLIDNALKHAGDATVSLYKAPDEDIRLEILDHGPGIEAAWLTHVFEPFVQLSQTGIDHAQGGGLGLGLAIARACVQAHGGELTLENRPLAGLCAVVRLPAGGI
- the mmsB gene encoding 3-hydroxyisobutyrate dehydrogenase, coding for MNIAFIGLGNMGAPMARNLIKAGHNLHVFDLNKAVLGEFAELGATVSDSPKQAAEGSERVITMLPAAAHVRSVYLNDDGVLKGIAPGVPAVDCSTIDPQTVRDIAAIAAQQGVVLGDAPVSGGTAGAQAGTLTFMVGGSVQHFAVLKPLLEIMGRNIVHCGEVGTGQIAKICNNMLLAISMIGVSESMALGNALGIDTEVLASIINTSTGRCWSSEAYNPWPGIVETAPASRGYSGGFGAELMLKDLGLATEAARAAHQPVILGAVAQQLYQAMSLRGDGSKDFSAIIEGYRKKAL